In the genome of Mycoplasmopsis pulmonis, one region contains:
- the msrB gene encoding peptide-methionine (R)-S-oxide reductase MsrB has product MNKTKEQRLKELTTLQYKVTQEGQTEKAFDNEYNNHYEEGIYVDIVDGTPLFKSQDKYNSGSGWPAFTSPIKKDEIVENADFSYGLRRVEVKSKNAQSHLGHVFTDGPKDKGGLRYCINSAALRFIPKKDLEKEGYKEYLKLFED; this is encoded by the coding sequence ATGAATAAAACAAAAGAACAAAGATTAAAAGAACTAACAACTTTGCAATACAAAGTAACTCAAGAAGGTCAAACCGAAAAAGCCTTTGATAATGAATATAACAATCATTATGAAGAGGGTATTTATGTAGACATAGTTGATGGAACTCCTCTTTTTAAATCTCAAGATAAATACAACTCAGGATCTGGATGACCTGCTTTTACTAGTCCTATTAAAAAGGATGAAATTGTTGAAAATGCTGATTTTTCTTATGGCCTAAGAAGAGTTGAAGTTAAATCAAAAAACGCTCAATCTCATCTTGGACATGTTTTTACAGATGGTCCAAAAGATAAAGGTGGTCTAAGATATTGTATAAATTCAGCTGCTTTAAGATTTATTCCAAAAAAAGACTTAGAAAAAGAAGGCTACAAAGAATATTTAAAATTATTTGAAGACTAG